CGGCCCGGGACCGATGGCTGCTGGAGCGGGCCGGGAACCGGTGGCGGCTCGCCGGGCAGCAATCGGCGGACGATCCCCTGTCCCTGCTGGGACGGTGGTCCCGAGCCGGTGGCCGGCGGACCGGGACCGAGGAACGGCCGACCACGCGGGGCTTCGCCGACGCGACCTTCAGCCTCGGCGACTGAACGTCGCCATGAGGTCTCGGCTGCGTCTCCGGGCTCCGGCCCGGCGCCACGGTACAGCGACGAATCCGACCGGTTCGAGTGGGGAGAGAAGCATGGCGGACCATCGCGACGAGGAAGCCGACTGGGACGAGCTCGACCGTCTCCAGGACGAAGACGACCTGGACCTGCTGCTGGAGTCCGACGACGAAGATCGACGCCGTCAGGAGGAACAGGAGGAAGAGGACGACGACGATCGGCGCCGTCAGGACGAGGACGACGAAGATCGACGCCGCCAAGAGGAAGAGGACGACGAAGAAGGGCGACGGCTCCAGGAGGAGCAATGGGGCGTCATGGACGAACGCCCTTGGCTCGCGAATTTCGATGACGATTGACGCGGACAGGCCCTACGACCCTTTTCGCTACGCACCCGTAGCGTACTTTGATGTCATGGCCGTCTCCTTCCGCCCCGCCGTCGAGCGTGCCCAGCCTCCGAAAGCGCCCTACCGGGTCGTCAACCAAGTGATGCGTTGGCTGCTCAGCAGCCCCCGCCGTGCCCAGCAAATCGGACAGCACCTGTTGCTGCTGCATCTCACCGGGCGCAGATCCGGGCGCCGGTTCGTGCTGCCGGTCGCCTACCACGACGCCGGCGACGGCCGGATCCTCGTGCTGACCAGCTCGCCGTGGCGCGCCAACCTGCGCGGCCGTGCCGAGGTCGAGGTGACCCTGCTCGGCGAGCGGCGGCCGGCGCGGGCGCAGCTCGTGGAAGACCCGGACCAGGTCGCCGCGGTGTACCTGCGACTGATCGTGGCGGCCGGCCGGCGCCGGGCCGGCCGCCGTCTGGGCATCCGGATCAACGTGGACCGGGTGCCGACACCCGGCGAGCTGGCCGAGGCGTCCCGTCGTGACGGCCTGGCTCTGATCTACCTGGATGTCACCCGATGACCGCGCCGATCCTGGTGACCGGGGCGACCGGCAACGTCGGCGGCGCCGCGGCCCAATCCCTGCTGGCCGCCGGGTTTCCGGTACGCGTGGCGGGCACCGATCCCGGCCGCCTCCGCTCCCGCTTCCCCGGCGCCGAACCGGTCCTGCTCGACCTGCGCCGCCCGGACACGTTCCCGGCGGCGGTGCGCGGGACCGGCGGCCTGCTGCTGATCCGGCCGCCCGCTGTCGCCCGCGTCGGCCCGACCCTGAACGCGCTGGTCGACGTGGCCGCCCGGGACACCGGCGGGCACGTGGTGTTCGTCTCGGTCACCGGCGCCGACACCCGGCGCGTGGTTCCGCACCACCGGGTCGAGAAGCACCTGAGCGCGTCGTCGTCGCCGTACACGATCCTGCGGCCCGGCTTCTTCGCGCAGAACCTGGCCGGCGCCTACCGTGACGACATCCGTTCCGATGACCGGATCTACCTGCCCGCCGGGCGGGGCCGGGTCGCCTTCCTCGACACGCGCGACATCGGTGACGTGGTCGCCGCCGTCTTCGCCGACGCCCCCGCCCACCGCGGCGTGGCACACACCCTCACCGGGCCGGCGGCGCTCACCTTCGACGAGGTCGCCGCCCTGCTCACCGGGACACTGGGACGGCCGATCCGCTATCGGGCAGCCAGCGTCGGGGGCTATCTGCGCCATCTGCGGCGTCAGCGTCGCCTCCCGCTCGCCCAGTGCGTGGTGCAGACGGTGCTGCACACCGGCCTGCGCCGGGGGCAGGGCGAGCGTGTCGATCCGACCATCACCGGGCTGTTGGGGCGGCCCCCGCGGACCATGGCACAGTACATCCGTGACCATCGCGAGGTGTGGCAGCGGCCATGAGCCGGCCCACTGACCCCCGGGTGCTGCGCAGCCGGGCCAGCGTGCTGACCAGCGCGCTGGCACTGCTCGCCGAGCGGGGCGTCGCCGGCACCACCATCGAGGCGGTGGCCGAGCGCTCGGGCGTCGCCAAGACCACCATCTACCGCCAGTGGGACAGCCAGACCACGCTCGTTCTGGACGCCTTCGACAGCGTCCTCGCCGCGCCGTCGGACCCGGCCACCGGCAGCCTGCGCGACGACCTGGTCCAGCTGCTCACCGGCTTCGCCGAGGCCCTCCGGGTCAGCCCGGCCACCGGACTGATGTTCGCGCTCATCGACGCCGCCGAACGCGATCCCGCCTTCGCCGCCCTGCACCGCCGGCAGGCCGAGAACCGCCACCGGCTCATCCTGCGGGTCCTCGCCCGGGGGATCGAACGGGGCGAACTGAGCGCCGACGCCGACCCGGCCGATCTGCTCGATCTGCTCGCCGGGCCGATCTTCCACCGACGTGCCGTGACGGGCCGGACGCTCGACGCCGCCTTCGCCGAGCGGGTGGTCGACCGCGTGCTCATCGCGTACCGGGTCGCCACCTGACGGCGGCGCTCCTCGACCGCCCGGCGCGTCTCAGGTCGCCGACCGGGGCAGCCCCGCCACGCCGGCCAGGCGCATCGCCACCTCCCGCAGCTCGGCGTTCGGCACCGGCCGGGACCAGGTGTAGCCCTGGCCGCGATGGCAGCCGAGCAGGCGCAGCGCGGTGGCCTGCTCGGGACTCTCGACGCCTTCGGCGACCGTACGCATCCCGATCGCCTCGGCGAGTTTGACGACTACCTCACTGAGCGCGGTGCCCGCCCCGGGACCACTGATCGGATCGACGAAGCTCTTGTCGATCTTCAGGATGGTGGCGGGGAGCTTCTGTACGTAGCTCAGCGAGCTGTAACCGGTGCCGAAGTCGTCGAGGGCGAGCTGCACGCCGCAGGCGCGGACGGCGTGCAGGGTCTCCATGGCCGCCTCCGGTTCACTGATCAGCGCGGTCTCGGTGATCTCCAGGATGAGCCGCTCCGGCGCCAGCCCGGTCTCGGCCAGCGCCGTCTGCAGGTCGGCGAGGAAGCGGGGGTGGGTCAGCTGCCGGGCCGACACGTTGACGCTGACCGAGGCGTCCGCCATGATCGGCGCCTGGTGCGGCCACCCGGCGGCGTCCCGGCACGCCTGGTGCAGCACCCAGCGTCCCAGATCGACGATGAGGCCGCTCTCCTCGGCCATCGGGATGAACCGGTCCGGTGCCTGCATGCCGTGACCCGGCCGATGCCAGCGCACCAGCGCCTCGGCCCCGACCGGCCGCCCGGTGTCCAACGCGATGATCGGCTGGTAGTGCAGCACCAGTTGCTCGTCGGTGATCGCCCGGGCCAGGGCGATCTCGTCGTCCATCCGCCGCTTCGCCGTACCGGCCATCGCCCCGTCGAAGACCACCACCTGGTCCTTGCCCCGGTTCTTGGCCTGGCGCAGCGCGGCGTCGGCGTCCCGGAGCACCGCGGCCGGGAAGTGGTCCGGATCGTCGCCGGTGACGGCTCGGATGCCGACGCTGGCCCGCAGCATCAGTTCGTGCCCGCCGATGGCCAACGGCTGGCGCAGCTCGTGCAGCAGCCGGTCGGCCAGCGGCAGGAAGGGCGACCCGGCCGGCGATGGCGTGCCCGGCATGGTGGCGACGACGACGAACTCGTCGGCGCTCAGGCGCGCCACCAGGTCCTCGGCGCCCACCGCGGCGCGGAGCCGGTCGCCGGCCAGCCGCAGGACCTGGTCGCCGAGGGCGTACCCCAGAGCGTCGTTGATCAGCCGGAACCGGTCGAGATTGATGAGCAGCAGGGCGGCCTGCCGCCCGTCGGCCTGCCGGATGCGCCGGATGTGATCGAGCAGCAGCCGCCGGTTGGCCAGATCGGTGACCGGGTCGTGCGTCGCCTGCCAGGCCAGCGCCTCGCTGGTACGTTGCCGCTCGACCACCCGGCCCAGCGCGAGGCCGATCTGCTCGAGCGCCTGGATCAGGTCGTGTTCCGGTGCCGGGCAGTCGGCCGGCAGGTAGAACCCGAGCATCCCGGTGACCTCGCCGCCGGCCAGGACCGGTACGGCCACCGCGAAGCCGATCCCGCACTCGGGCACGGCCGGGCCCATCTGTCGCAGGCCCTCCGGGCCGGAGACCCGGGCGACGGCGCCGAACGCGAGTTGCTGCTCGGTCGGCGCGCTGCCCCGCTCGGCGAGCAGACGCAGACCGCACCCGGACGCCGGGCCCGGGGTGGCATGCGGGTGATCGCCGACGTGCCAGACCACCGGCCCGCCGCCGGCCGTCCACGCCTGACCGGCCAGCCAGCCCAGCCGGGTGCACACCTGGCGCACCACCTCGGCGGCCGCCTCGATGAACGAGTTCGCGCTGTTGGCGGTCACCGCGGCATGCCTGATCAGCGCGGCGGCCTGTTCGGCGCGCCGTTTGACGGTGACGTCCCGGGCGATCGCCGTGAACCGGGGGTGGCCGTCATGCTGCCACGTCGACAGGGACAGTTCGGTCAGCAGCTCCCGGCCGTCGGCGTGCCGGGCGGCCACCTCCACGGTGCGACCGAGGAGGGAGTCGTCCCCGGCCAGCAGGCCGCCGAGCCGGGCGGCGTACGCCGCCCGCAGGCGTGGCGGGACGAGCCGGTCCAGCGGACGGCCCAGCATGTCGGCGGCCGGGTGACCGAACACCCGTTCGGCGCCGTGGTTCCAGGCGACGACGA
This window of the Actinoplanes oblitus genome carries:
- a CDS encoding NmrA family NAD(P)-binding protein, coding for MTAPILVTGATGNVGGAAAQSLLAAGFPVRVAGTDPGRLRSRFPGAEPVLLDLRRPDTFPAAVRGTGGLLLIRPPAVARVGPTLNALVDVAARDTGGHVVFVSVTGADTRRVVPHHRVEKHLSASSSPYTILRPGFFAQNLAGAYRDDIRSDDRIYLPAGRGRVAFLDTRDIGDVVAAVFADAPAHRGVAHTLTGPAALTFDEVAALLTGTLGRPIRYRAASVGGYLRHLRRQRRLPLAQCVVQTVLHTGLRRGQGERVDPTITGLLGRPPRTMAQYIRDHREVWQRP
- a CDS encoding nitroreductase/quinone reductase family protein — translated: MAVSFRPAVERAQPPKAPYRVVNQVMRWLLSSPRRAQQIGQHLLLLHLTGRRSGRRFVLPVAYHDAGDGRILVLTSSPWRANLRGRAEVEVTLLGERRPARAQLVEDPDQVAAVYLRLIVAAGRRRAGRRLGIRINVDRVPTPGELAEASRRDGLALIYLDVTR
- a CDS encoding sensor domain-containing protein; protein product: MIEDSSRTQPPPEVRAEAGARLRAAFDNASTGLTVVDDSGRYVEVNRAFAELLGYRVDELLGRHFGEVTLAGEHDSDVAMMGELISGTRRSVVREKQYRHRDGTLLVALVSSYLVQQGDDTSWQLLSTIESLTEERAAQQRLIETRTAADGIVTLDDTGIVVAWNHGAERVFGHPAADMLGRPLDRLVPPRLRAAYAARLGGLLAGDDSLLGRTVEVAARHADGRELLTELSLSTWQHDGHPRFTAIARDVTVKRRAEQAAALIRHAAVTANSANSFIEAAAEVVRQVCTRLGWLAGQAWTAGGGPVVWHVGDHPHATPGPASGCGLRLLAERGSAPTEQQLAFGAVARVSGPEGLRQMGPAVPECGIGFAVAVPVLAGGEVTGMLGFYLPADCPAPEHDLIQALEQIGLALGRVVERQRTSEALAWQATHDPVTDLANRRLLLDHIRRIRQADGRQAALLLINLDRFRLINDALGYALGDQVLRLAGDRLRAAVGAEDLVARLSADEFVVVATMPGTPSPAGSPFLPLADRLLHELRQPLAIGGHELMLRASVGIRAVTGDDPDHFPAAVLRDADAALRQAKNRGKDQVVVFDGAMAGTAKRRMDDEIALARAITDEQLVLHYQPIIALDTGRPVGAEALVRWHRPGHGMQAPDRFIPMAEESGLIVDLGRWVLHQACRDAAGWPHQAPIMADASVSVNVSARQLTHPRFLADLQTALAETGLAPERLILEITETALISEPEAAMETLHAVRACGVQLALDDFGTGYSSLSYVQKLPATILKIDKSFVDPISGPGAGTALSEVVVKLAEAIGMRTVAEGVESPEQATALRLLGCHRGQGYTWSRPVPNAELREVAMRLAGVAGLPRSAT
- a CDS encoding TetR/AcrR family transcriptional regulator, which produces MSRPTDPRVLRSRASVLTSALALLAERGVAGTTIEAVAERSGVAKTTIYRQWDSQTTLVLDAFDSVLAAPSDPATGSLRDDLVQLLTGFAEALRVSPATGLMFALIDAAERDPAFAALHRRQAENRHRLILRVLARGIERGELSADADPADLLDLLAGPIFHRRAVTGRTLDAAFAERVVDRVLIAYRVAT